One stretch of Prochlorococcus marinus XMU1402 DNA includes these proteins:
- a CDS encoding ThiF family adenylyltransferase yields the protein MPKDIKFNYLNTDEKERYQKHLSLKEIGYKGQIKLKNSSVLCIGAGGLGSSVLLYMAAAGIGKIGIVDNDQVEKSNLQRQIIHGTNTIGNLKIDSARERIKKFNPNTELLTFGEKIYPNNALEIIRDFDIICDCSDNFGTRYLINDACLLLNKPLVFGSVQGFEGQVSVFNLHKKSPNLRDLLPESPSKNAIPSCADFGVVGVSTGLIGILQVNEIIKIILKKGEILDGKILIFDLLNMNMKKLHLKSDQVNKQIKNLSQFLDFYNEDVCSEKDNEIKRINANDFNSLYKTKPSKILLIDVREYEEFSTSAIEGSISIPLSLLNQYSDFEFIQKESLVKEIFTICKSGKRSEKASRILSKFKIQSRSIEGGIEKVNELLSN from the coding sequence ATGCCCAAAGATATCAAATTTAATTACTTAAATACAGATGAAAAGGAAAGATATCAAAAACATTTAAGCCTTAAAGAGATAGGTTATAAGGGCCAAATAAAACTAAAAAACAGCTCTGTACTATGTATTGGAGCAGGTGGACTTGGTTCTTCTGTTTTACTTTATATGGCGGCAGCAGGAATTGGGAAAATTGGAATAGTAGATAATGATCAAGTTGAGAAGTCTAATCTCCAAAGACAGATAATTCACGGAACAAATACTATTGGGAATCTTAAAATTGATTCTGCAAGGGAAAGAATAAAAAAATTTAATCCTAATACTGAATTATTAACATTTGGAGAAAAAATTTATCCTAATAATGCCTTAGAAATAATTAGAGATTTTGATATTATTTGTGATTGTTCTGATAATTTTGGTACTCGATATTTAATAAATGATGCATGTCTGCTACTAAACAAACCTCTTGTCTTTGGAAGCGTACAAGGCTTTGAAGGGCAAGTTAGTGTTTTTAATTTACATAAAAAAAGTCCAAATTTAAGAGACTTGCTTCCAGAATCACCTTCAAAAAATGCTATCCCAAGTTGTGCCGATTTTGGAGTTGTAGGTGTTTCTACAGGTTTAATAGGAATTCTTCAAGTGAATGAAATCATTAAAATCATTTTGAAAAAAGGTGAAATTTTAGATGGTAAAATTTTGATTTTTGATCTGCTGAATATGAATATGAAAAAATTACATTTAAAAAGCGATCAGGTCAATAAGCAAATAAAAAATCTTTCCCAATTTTTAGATTTTTATAATGAGGATGTCTGTTCTGAGAAAGATAATGAAATCAAAAGGATTAACGCTAATGACTTTAATAGCTTGTACAAAACAAAACCTAGCAAAATTCTTTTAATTGATGTTAGGGAATATGAAGAATTTTCTACTTCTGCAATAGAGGGTTCTATATCAATCCCTCTAAGTCTTTTGAACCAATATTCTGACTTTGAATTTATTCAAAAAGAAAGTTTAGTCAAAGAGATTTTTACCATATGTAAATCAGGTAAACGTTCTGAAAAAGCATCAAGAATCCTGTCTAAATTCAAAATTCAATCGAGATCAATTGAGGGTGGAATTGAAAAAGTAAATGAATTATTGAGCAATTAA